The genome window CAGGGTAAGTGCGAGCGTGGACTTCCCCGCTCCGTTGGGACCGAGCACGCTGAGGGACTCACCCCGGCGCAGGGTGAGGTCGACGCCGTCGAGCACTGCTGCCCCTCGCCGTCTACGCGCCACGGACAGGCCCGACGCCTGCAACAGGTCCTCGCTGTCGCCGGCGAGCCCGGACTGCGCGGCCGGGCCTGCCGTGGAGAGCGGGGAGTGCCCCGGGACCCAGACACCCGCCTCAATGAGGCGGGCCCGCGTTGCTTCCTGGTGCAGTACCACGCCCGGCTTTCCGTCGGCGAGGATGCCGCCGTCGGAATCAAGGACCACCACGCGGTCCACAACACCCGCCCACACGTCGACGCGGTGCTCCACCACCACCAGGGTGGCGGAAGTGCGGTCCAGCACGCGCACGACGGCGTCCCTCACCTCGAGGACGCCGGCCGGGTCGAGGTTCGCGGTTGGTTCGTCGAGGAGCAGCAAACCCGGCTGCATGGCCAGCACGGCTGCCAGCGCCAGCCGCTGCTTCTGCCCCCCGGAGAGGGCCGTGGTCGGATGGTTGAGGGGCACTTCGAGGCCGACGTCGCCAAGCGCCCGGTGGACCCGCGGCCAGATCTCATCCCGCGGCACCGCCAGGTTCTCGGCGCCGAACGCGACCTCGTCCCCCACGCGGGCCAGAACCAGCTGGGTGTCGGGATCCTGCAGGACAAGCCCGGAACGGCCGCGCGCGGCTGCCGGCCGCGCGCCGTCGACAGCCAGTTCGCCGGCCTGCTCACCCTCTTCCTGCTCGCCCAAGACGCCCGCCAGGCCATGCAGCAGTGTGGACTTGCCGGCACCGGAGGCACCCAGCAGCAGTACGCGCTCGCCCTCACCAATGGACAGGTCGACGTCGCGGACCGCCCAGCGCGAGCGCCCGGAGTGCCGCCAGCCCCAGCCCCGGGCGGTGACTGACACTCCCATGTCAGACGTCGGCGGTGCGGCCCGAAGCAAACGATGACAACGCGCCCGTCTTCGCCAGCCCGCGGGTGGCAAGCCAGGACAGCAGGCCTGCCAGCACGACGCCGGAAATTGCGGCGAAAACCCCGTACACCAGCTTGTAGTCGAGCGCCC of Arthrobacter sp. JZ12 contains these proteins:
- a CDS encoding ABC transporter ATP-binding protein, whose product is MGVSVTARGWGWRHSGRSRWAVRDVDLSIGEGERVLLLGASGAGKSTLLHGLAGVLGEQEEGEQAGELAVDGARPAAARGRSGLVLQDPDTQLVLARVGDEVAFGAENLAVPRDEIWPRVHRALGDVGLEVPLNHPTTALSGGQKQRLALAAVLAMQPGLLLLDEPTANLDPAGVLEVRDAVVRVLDRTSATLVVVEHRVDVWAGVVDRVVVLDSDGGILADGKPGVVLHQEATRARLIEAGVWVPGHSPLSTAGPAAQSGLAGDSEDLLQASGLSVARRRRGAAVLDGVDLTLRRGESLSVLGPNGAGKSTLALTLAGLLQPRGGELSALEPLARGAGNRPHRWKSADLVDRIGTVFQEPEHQFLTPSVVEELEFGPRRVARLPEEEVRRRVDPLVERLRLTGLLKANPFTLSGGEKRRLSVATMLATQPDLLILDEPTFGQDANTWAELVGLLAELISSGTCVVSVTHDRDFTSALGSRILAVNGTGARVGAAA